One window of Triticum dicoccoides isolate Atlit2015 ecotype Zavitan chromosome 5A, WEW_v2.0, whole genome shotgun sequence genomic DNA carries:
- the LOC119296966 gene encoding probable glucan 1,3-beta-glucosidase A — translation MRSRLFHSSSLLVLCFLSRSSAVMAAAPRLPVRAVNLGGWLVTEGWILPSLFDGIPNNDLLVINDGTQLQFKSVTQNAYVAAENGGGAGLVANRPQASGWETFKLWRINEVTFNFKVFGNQFVGVQSDGSLVATAASPGRSGTFRLVCSPGDKYRMRIMAPNGLFLQSHSVDGVHANKDASLTADYGKSTSWGDDDPLVFAVTRVTGLQGEYQICITVPYCFNSELYINHWSTYIVEADFRFISESGLTAVKIPVGWWIANDPRPPAPYVGGSLKTLDKAFKWAEKYNLGVIIDLHAAPGSQNPFEHISSKDGSQDWGTTDTNIAQTVQVIDFLASRYAKSPSLLAVKLMNEPLAPGVSLESLKTYYRDEYNAVRKHSSDAYVIMSNRLSSPDPTELLGLAGGLPGSVIDVHYYALFNNMFDTFTVQQDIDFIKTNYSSDLSIVTRESGPLTFVGEWVAGWKVPNAVKQEFQMFANAQMDVYWRATFGWAYWTLKNVNNHWSMEWMINNGYISLKS, via the exons ATGAGGAGCCGCCTCTTCCACTCTTCCTCGCTCCTCGTGCTGTGCTTCCTCTCCCGAAGCTCGGCGGTTATGGCAGCTGCTCCTCGTCTCCCCGTCCGAGCGGTGAACCTCGGCGGGTGGCTGGTGACGGAGGGCTGGATCCTGCCGTCCCTCTTCGACGGCATCCCTAACAACGATCTCTTGGTAATCAAC GACGGCACGCAGCTGCAGTTCAAGTCGGTAACGCAGAACGCCTACGTGGCCGCGGAgaatggcggcggcgcggggctggtGGCGAACCGGCCCCAGGCGTCCGGCTGGGAGACCTTCAAGCTGTGGCGGATCAACGAGGTGACATTCAATTTCAAAGTGTTCGGCAACCAGTTCGTGGGCGTCCAGAGCGACGGCTCGCTGGTTGCAACGGCGGCGTCGCCAGGGCGGTCGGGGACGTTCCGATTGGTCTGCAGCCCCGGTGACAAGTACAGGATGCGGATCATGGCACCCAACGGGCTTTTCTTGCAG TCACATTCCGTTGACGGCGTGCATGCAAACAAAGATGCCTCGCTGACGGCGGACTACGGGAAGAGCACAAGCTGGGGCGACGACGACCCGTTGGTGTTCGCGGTGACCAGAGTGACGGGGCTCCAAGGGGAGTACCAGATCTGCATCACTGTGCCCTACTGTTTTAATTCAGAGCTATATATA AACCATTGGAGCACATATATAGTGGAAGCTGACTTCAGGTTCATCTCCGAAAGCGGGCTGACCGCAGTGAAAATACCAGTGGGATGGTGGATCGCTAACGACCCCAGACCTCCAGCACCTTACGTTGGAGGTTCACTTAAAACCTTGGACAAGGCATTCAAATGGGCAGA GAAGTACAATCTAGGCGTCATCATTGACCTACACGCAGCTCCTGGGTCGCAAAATCCCTTCGAGCACATCTCCTCCAAGGATGGCTCACAGGACTGGGGCACCACCGACACTAACATCGCACAAACTGTGCAAGTGATAGATTTCCTCGCATCCAGGTACGCCAAAAGCCCAAGCCTCCTCGCAGTTAAGCTAATGAATGAGCCGTTGGCGCCCGGCGTATCCCTGGAGAGCCTAAAAACGTACTACCGCGACGAGTACAACGCCGTCAGGAAGCACTCATCGGATGCCTACGTGATCATGTCCAACCGGTTGTCATCCCCGGACCCAACAGAGCTCCTCGGGCTCGCTGGCGGGTTACCCGGATCCGTCATCGATGTGCATTACTACGCGTTGTTCAACAACATGTTTGATACTTTCACCGTGCAACAAGATATTGATTTCATCAAGACCAACTACTCAAGCGACCTTAGCATTGTCACGAGGGAAAGTGGTCCCCTCACCTTTGTAG GAGAATGGGTGGCTGGGTGGAAGGTGCCTAATGCAGTGAAGCAAGAGTTCCAAATGTTTGCAAATGCACAGATGGATGTGTATTGGAGGGCAACGTTTGGATGGGCATATTGGACTCTCAAGAATGTGAACAACCACTGGAGTATGGAGTGGATGATCAACAATGGATACATCTCCTTAAAAAGCTAG
- the LOC119299215 gene encoding probable glucan 1,3-beta-glucosidase A → MRSHLSHCFWLLVALCFLYRRAAADPRLPVRAVNLGGWLVTEGWILPSLFDGIPNKDLLDGTQLQFKSVTQNGYVAAEKGGGAGLVANRSQASGWETFKLWRINETTFNLKVFGNQFVGVQSDGSVVATATSPGKSETFRLVRNAGKDRMRIMVANGLFLQANKDSTVTADYGKSTSWGDDDPSVFAVTRVTGLQGEYQICNGYGTAKATPILKNHWSTYIVEDDFRFISESGLTAVRIPVGWWIASDPSPPAPYVEGSLQTLDKAFKWAEEYNLGVIIDLHAAPGSQNPFEHSASKDGSQDWGTSAANIAQTVQVIDFLASRYAASPSLLAVELLNEPLAPGASLESLKTYYRDGYNAVRKHSSEAYVIMSNRLSSPDPTELLEFAGGLSKTVIDVHYYVLFNSMFDTFTVQQNIDFIKTNYSSALSTVTKQNGPLTFVGEWVAEWQVPNATKEELQMLANAQMDVYGKATFGWAYWTLKNVNNHWSMEWMIKNGYISLKN, encoded by the exons ATGAGGAGCCACCTCTCCCACTGCTTCTGGCTCCTCGTCGCGCTGTGCTTCCTCTACCGGCGCGCGGCGGCTGATCCTCGTCTCCCCGTGCGAGCGGTGAACCTCGGCGGCTGGCTCGTGACGGAGGGCTGGATCCTGCCGTCCCTCTTCGACGGCATCCCCAACAAAGACCTCTTG GACGGCACGCAGCTACAGTTCAAGTCGGTGACGCAGAACGGCTATGTGGCCGCggagaagggcggcggcgcggggctggtGGCGAACCGGTCTCAGGCGTCTGGCTGGGAGACCTTCAAGCTATGGCGGATCAACGAGACGACGTTCAATTTGAAGGTGTTCGGGAACCAGTTCGTCGGCGTCCAGAGCGACGGCTCGGTGGTGGCCACGGCGACGTCGCCGGGGAAGTCTGAGACGTTCCGGTTGGTGCGCAACGCCGGCAAGGACAGGATGCGGATTATGGTGGCAAACGGACTCTTCTTGCAG GCAAACAAAGACAGTACAGTGACAGCGGACTACGGGAAGAGCACAAGCTGGGGCGACGACGACCCGTCGGTGTTCGCGGTGACCAGAGTGACGGGGCTACAAGGGGAGTACCAAATCTGCAACGGATATGGGACGGCAAAGGCCACGCCAATTCTCAAG AACCACTGGAGCACGTATATAGTGGAAGATGACTTCAGGTTCATATCTGAAAGCGGGCTGACCGCGGTGAGGATACCAGTGGGATGGTGGATCGCTAGCGACCCCAGTCCTCCAGCACCTTACGTCGAAGGTTCGCTTCAAACCTTGGACAAGGCATTCAAATGGGCAGA GGAGTACAATCTGGGGGTCATCATCGACCTACACGCAGCTCCTGGGTCACAAAACCCCTTCGAGCACAGCGCCTCCAAGGATGGCTCGCAGGACTGGGGCACCAGCGCCGCTAACATCGCACAAACCGTACAAGTGATAGATTTCCTTGCATCCAGGTACGCTGCGAGCCCGAGCCTCCTCGCAGTGGAGCTGCTGAACGAGCCGCTAGCGCCAGGCGCGTCCCTTGAGAGCCTGAAAACGTACTACCGCGACGGGTACAATGCCGTCAGGAAGCACTCGTCGGAGGCCTACGTGATCATGTCCAATCGGTTGTCATCCCCAGACCCGACGGAGCTCCTCGAGTTTGCCGGCGGGTTATCCAAGACCGTCATCGACGTGCACTACTATGTGTTGTTCAATAGCATGTTTGATACTTTCACCGTGCAGCAGAATATCGATTTCATCAAGACCAACTACTCAAGCGCTCTTAGCACTGTCACGAAGCAGAACGGTCCTCTCACCTTTGTAG GTGAATGGGTGGCTGAGTGGCAGGTGCCCAATGCAACGAAGGAAGAGCTCCAAATGTTAGCAAATGCACAAATGGATGTGTATGGGAAGGCAACGTTTGGATGGGCTTATTGGACTCTCAAGAATGTAAACAACCACTGGAGTATGGAGTGGATGATCAAGAATGGGTACATCTCCTTGAAAAACTAG